In Pseudomonas alcaliphila JAB1, a single window of DNA contains:
- a CDS encoding YkgJ family cysteine cluster protein, with amino-acid sequence MECRAGCGACCIAPSISSPIPGMPDGKPAGVRCIHLNAEFLCAIFGRPERPAVCSGFKAEEQLCADDRESAIRMLGWLEQATA; translated from the coding sequence ATGGAGTGTCGTGCCGGTTGCGGTGCCTGCTGCATCGCGCCTTCCATCAGTTCACCGATTCCGGGCATGCCTGACGGCAAGCCCGCTGGCGTGCGCTGTATCCATCTCAATGCCGAGTTTCTCTGCGCCATCTTCGGTCGCCCGGAGAGGCCCGCAGTGTGCAGTGGGTTCAAGGCGGAAGAGCAGCTGTGCGCGGATGATCGCGAAAGCGCCATTCGTATGTTGGGTTGGCTGGAGCAGGCGACTGCCTGA